GTGGTTCGACGTGCGTATTTCTTCTTTGCGCGATCAGCATAGCAAAACTGCCGGACATTTGGTTCTGATTCGCGATAGTACGGAACGCCATTGGGCGGAACAAGCCCGCCAAGAAAGTGAAACCAGTTATCGCGGACTGTTCAACAGCGTCGCGGAAGCGATTTACATCCAAGACCGCGAAGGACACTTTCTCGATGTCAACGACGGCGCGCTCGCGATGTACGGGTACCCGCGCGAATTCCTCATCGGTCAGACACCGGCGGTCGTCGCCGCGCCCGGGAAAAACGACTTGGAGGAAATTCGTCGCCTGGTCGAGCGCGCGTTTGAGGGCGAGCCGCAACAGTTTGAATTCTGGGGCATACGGCGCAACGGCGAGATTTTTCCCAAACACGTGCGGCTTTACCCGGGAACGTATTTTGGTCAAGCCGTGGTCATCGCGCTCGCACAAGATATTACCGAACGCAAACGCGCCGAAGAAACGCTCGTCGAAACGAACGTACGCCTCAAACAACAGATCGAAGAAATCAGCCGCTTGCACACCGAGTTGCGCGCGCTCGCCATCCGGGATCCGCTCACCCAGTTATTCAATCGCCTTTATCTCAACGAAACCTTGCCGCGCGAATTGGCGCGCGCCGCGCGCGGGGGCTATTCGCTCGGCATCTTGATGATGGATGTGGATCATTTCAAGGACATCAACGACACGTTCGGTCACGAAGCCGGCGATGAAGCGCTCCGCACCTTGGCGACGAACATCGTCACTCAGGTGCGCGCGAGCGACATCGTTTGTCGTTACGGCGGCGAAGAACTGGTTTGCGTATTGATCAACGCCTCGCCCGACTATACCCGGCAACGCGCCGAGGAAATTCGCGCGTCGATCGCGGCGCTGCCGATCATTCGCGCGGAACCTTCCGCGTGCGTGACGCTCTCGATTGGCGTCGCGATGTTTCCCGATCACGGCGCGACGCTCAAGGACATCTTGCGCGCGGCAGACGACGCGCTTTACGCCGCGAAAGCCGCGGGGCGCAATATCGTGATGATGGCGCGCTAACACGCCCGCGACATTCCAGGTTCGTCGAGTCGGGGCGTTCCGCGGAACGCCCCGATTGCATTACGCGATTTTTGACGTACCGCTTTCCTATGCTATACTCGCCCAGTGGAAAATTTCACGCACGAGAGGTACACGACTTGAAGAAACTTGTCTTGCTAACACTGCTTGCGATGTATGCAACATCATGCAGTGCGCCAACTCCGACCGCGCCCGCACCGACCGCGATTGCTATCGCCCCCGGCGGCGTCGCGGCGAACACACCAACCGCACGACCCTCAGCGACCGCAACCGAGATCGCGCCAACCGCGACCAACGCGCCCAGCGCGACTCCAACGCTCGAACCAACTCCGACCACGACAAATACGCCGATTCCAACTGCGACGCTCACCCCAACACCACTGCCGGTGCGCGAGGTCGCGCAATGCGCCGAGATTTGGCAACCCGGTTACTACAAACTTGTCGCGGATATTAAAACCTCCGGCACGCGGGATTGTTTTCCAATTCAAAGTCACAACGTCATCTTTGATTGCAACAATCACGTCATCGAGGGCAAAGAAGCGCGCAAGGATAAAAAGTACGAGTTCTACGGATTCTTTGTCCGCAAATTCAATTTCCCGTTTCTCGAAACGCCCACGAACATCGAAATCAAGAATTGCAAGATTCGTTATCTCCGCACCGGCATTTTTGTCGGCGGCGGCAACAACGTGTACATTCACGACAACGATCTCTCGAACAATCGCGACGATACGGATGAACGGCGGTATGGCGTGTTCCTGGGTCAAGCCGACGCCGGCGGTTTGCGCCTCGACACGGTGAACGGCGGCATCGTCGAAAAGAACATTACGAACAATCAAGCCATCGGCATTGACGTGCGCGACAGCCAGAACGTCATCGTACGCAATAACACTGCGGCGGTGAACTCGGCATGGGGCATCAACTTTATCAACGTGCAGAATAGCGAAATTTCCGGGAACACGTTGCGCGATAACATTCGGTGGTGCACCTGGGGCGCGGGCACGGTCGCGCCGGGCTGCGACGCGGGTGGCATCATTCTGCAAACCGGCTCGAGCAACAATGTCGTGCGCGGCAATCTCGTCGAGGGTGAGAACGGCAACGGCATCTTCATCAAAGCGCACGCCGTCCCATGCGGCGACAATAATGTCATCGAAGGCAATCGCATTCTCAACGCGAAATGGAACGCGATCGAGTTTTCGTTCTGCAAAGGGAACAAGGTCATCGGCAACGAAATCTCCGGCTCGTACGATGCGGTATGGTTTGGTTTTTCGGACGGCACTGAGATTCGCAACAACATCATCACGAACATGACGAATCACGGCATCATTTCGTACAACAGCCGCAACACGACGGTGGCGAACAACACGATTGTCAACAGTCGCGAAGGCATTTACTTTTACTGGGATACCTGGGACGCAAAACAATTTTTTTTCCTCACGCCGTCGCCGGATCGGTACGCCTCGCGCAACAATCTGATTGCGAATAACACGCTTCACGATAATGCGGTTGCCGGCATTCGCATGCAAGATTCGGTCAACAATCGCCTGGAAAGCAACGTGCTGTTTCGCAATGGACGCGATTTCCAGTTCATGGGGCGCGCCGAAGGCAATGTGATTATCACGCCCACGCCGCCGCCCACGCCGACCGCCACCGCGACGTTCACGCCGACGCTCATTCCCTCGGCGACGACTGCGCCCACCTTGACCGCCACGCCAACGCTAACGCCGACGAACACGCTCGCGCCGCCAACTGCAACCAAGCCAGCCGGCGTCACGCCATCGCCAACGATCAAACGCTAACGAACACAGGGGCAAGGGACAAACCTTGCCCCTGGTTTTACCCATCTTTTCATTGCGCGCGAGTTGTGGTATAATCCTTGTGTAACCGTAGTTTACTAACCACGCGTAAGATACCGACAGGGTTTGTCGGCAACCAGGAGGATCCGGTGAGTCTTTCATCTACCCAACTCAGTCGTGTGCTCTTTTTGATCGCACTCGTCGCCTTGGCGCTCGCCTTCGTGCCCGCGCTCATCACCGCCGCGCCGTCCGAACAACAACCCGGCTCCGGCGGGCAGTACATTTACATCGTGCAACCGCACGACACGCTCTACTCGATCTCGCGCCGATTCAACACTACCGTTCCCGCGTTAATGACCGCGAACAATCTCCTATCCGAGTACATCTACGTCGGGCAACGCCTGATCATTCCCACTGTGCCCGTCACGCCGCCGGCGCCGCCGCCGGATTTCGCGTGCAAGTACACCGTCGCCGCCAAGGACACGGTCTTTTCGATTGCGTACCGCTATCAAGTCAAGTGGTATCAATTGATGCAGGCGAACTATCTGTACAGTCCACTCATCTTTGTCGGACAAACGCTGAACGTACCATGTCGCACGCCTCAACCCGCGCCGTTCCCCATCTACACCGTCGTCGCCGGTGACAACTTGTTCCGCATCGCGGTCAAGTACGAAACTTCGATTTACGCGATTGCGCTCGTCAACGGCATCCACAATCCGCATTTGATCTACGTCGGACAAAATCTGGTTGTGCCTTACACCGGCACCGTCAAGTATCCGCCGATTCCCACGATTACACCGACCGGCACCCCAGGCACACCGACCCCGACCATCACACCGGGCGGACCGACGCTCACGCCGACACCGACAACCACGACGGGTGCGCCTGCCGTCGTGATTATGCAAAACATTGCCTTCCTCCCACCCCTGGTTACGATTCAGCGCGGCGCAAGCGTGCGTTGGGAAAATCGCGATTCCGTCGCGCACACGGTAACGAGCGGCACGCCTGGGAATCTGACCGGATTCTTCCGCGCGAACCTTTCGCCGGGTCAAGTGTTCACGTACACATTTGGCACGCCGGGAACGTATCCGTACTTTTGCGAGATTCACGGCGCGCAGATGACGGCGTCCGTGACTGTCCAATAAGATTAACCGCTTGGCGAGAAGCCAGGTTCCCCCGAAAGGGAGAAACCTGGCTTCTTTCTTGCTCGCCAATCGGAAAAACGCGTCGGATTTTTTCGGCGCATTTTTTATTGTGTTTTCGCGATGATGTGATATAATCGTGTTGCGTGTTCGGTTAAACCACCATTCAGACGAAGGAGGAAGATGCAATGACGCATTCAATCAACCGAGTCGCGGTGATCGGTTCGGGCGCGATGGGCGGCGCAATTGCCGCGCATTTTGCCAACGCCGGGTACGATGCGATTCTACTCGACATCGTACCGAACAAACTGACATCCGACGAAGAGAGCAAAGGTCTCACGCTCGCTCACCCCGCCGTTCGCAACCGCATCGTCAACGCGGGTCTCGATGCGGTCAAGAAATCTCGCCCCGCCGCCCTGTTCGCTCCCCAGCTCGCCGACCGGATTACGGTCGGTAACCTCGAAGACCATTTCGATTTACTGCGCGATGCCGATTGGATTATTGAAGTCGTCGTCGAACATCTCAAGATCAAACAAGATTTGATGGCGCGCATTGATGCTATCCGCAAACTGAACAGCATCATCTCGACCAACACGTCCGGCATTCCGATCAAAGACATTTCCGCCAACTGTTCCGAATCCTTCAAGCAACATTTCATCGGCACACACTTTTTCAATCCGCCGCGCTATTTGAAATTGCTCGAAGTGATCCCAGGACCCGAAACTCTGCCCGAGGTCATCGCGTTCGTCAAGGAATTTGGCGAAACCGCGCTGGGCAAAGGCGTCGTCGTCTGCAAAGATCGCCCCAACTTTGTCGGCAATCGTTTGTTCGCGTACGCCGGGATGTACGCGATGCAGTACGCGTTCGATCATGGTTACGCGGTGAATGAAGTAGACGATTTGACCGGACCGATCATCGGGCATCCCAAGACCGCGTCGTTTCGCCTCGCCGATCTGGTCGGCAACGACGTGCTCTTGCACGTCGCGAGCAACCTGTACGCCGCCGTGCCGGACGACGAATCGCGCGAGCACTTGAAGCCGCCGGAATTTTTGGGCGAGATGGTCAAGCGCGGCTGGCTTGGCAACAAAGCGAAAGGCGGATTCTACAAAGAAGTTCGCACCAAAGCGGGCAAGGAATTTCACGCGCTCGATTTGAAAACGTTCGAGTACAAGCCCGCCGAAAAAATCTTTTACGATTCGACGACGAACGCGGAGATGTACGACACGCTCGGCGAACGCCTGCGCTTCATCATCGCGCAAGAGGATCGCGGCGCACAATTTATCTGGGACACGACCGCGCACTATCTCGCGTACGCGGCGAATCGCATTCCCGAAATCGCGGACGACATTGTGTCGGTGGACAATGCGATTCGCTGGGGTTTCGCGCACGAGACCGGTCCGTTCGAAACCTGGGACGCACTCGGCGTCGCCGACACCGTCGCGCGGATGGAACGCGAAGGCATCCAGGTCGCGGCGTGGGTGAAAGAGATGCTCGCAACTGGGCATCCCAGTTTTTACAAAGACGGTCAGTACTACGATCCGAAATCAAGAGGGTACTGCCCACTGCCGACGAATCCCAAAGTGGTTTTGTTGCGGAATCAAAACGTCATTCAACAAAACGACGGCGCGTCGTTGATTGACCTCGGCGATGGCGTCGCGTGTCTCGAATTCCATACCAAGATGAACGCGCTCGACGAGAGCATCATCGAAATCGCGCAAGCCGCGCTCGACGAGGTGAACCAGAATTTCGCCGGCTTGGTGATCGGCAATCAGGGCGAACATTTCTGCGCGGGCGCAAACGTGATGATGATCGGACTTGCGGCGAACGACCAAAAGTGGGATGAGATTGATCGCATCGCGCGCGCGCTGCAAGGATTCTTGATGGCAACACGGTACAGCGCCAAGCCCGTGGTGACCGCACCATTCGGTTACACCTTTGGCGGCGGCGCTGAAGTCGCGATGCAAGGCGCGCGTACAGTCGCGCACGGTGAACTGTACATCGGTCTCGTCGAAGTCGGGATGGGTTTGATTCCGGCGGGCGGCGGTTGCAAGGAATTGTTGCGCCGCATCGTCGCGCCGGCGATGCAAACGCCAAACGTGGACCCGCTTCCCTTTTTGCAACGCGTCTTTGAAACGATTGGCATGGCAAAGGTCGCGACGAGCGCGGAGGAAGCGCGGCAGATGGGCTTTCTCGGCGCGACCGACCGCATCGTGATGAGCCGCGATCAACAAATCGCGGAAGCGAAACGCATGGTGCTCGAACTCGTCGCGCACGGGTATCGTCCGCCGATGCGCGGTAAAATCATTTACGCCGCGGGCGAACGAATGCTCGCCGCGCTACGCATCGGCATTTACTCGATGGTAAAGGGCAAGTACATCTCGGAACACGACGCCAAGATCGGCGAGAAACTCGCGTACGTCTTGTGCGGCGGCAGTCTCACCGCGCCGACCTGGGTGGACGAACAGTACATCCTCGATCTCGAACGCGAGGCATTCATCTCGCTGTGCGGCGAAGAGAAAACGCGCGAGCGGATTTGGCATTTCTTGAGTACGGGCAAGCCGTTGAGGAATTAGAAATTGCGAATTGCGAATTGCGAATTAGGAATTGCACTATATCACTCACGGAGGAACAAAATGGGAACTCGACCGACTTCGTTTGAAACATGGCAAGCAACAATTCCACAACGCATTCGCAAGAATCCGCTTTGGAATTTTGTCGCGTATCCCAAGGCGCTGTTCATGTACGATCTCGTGTGGTTCGACTGCGAAAAGTTGGAGAAAGAGCGACGCGGGCGCGCCATCGAGGAGCAAATCATTCGCAGCGCTGGTTCGATCAGTGCGAACATCGAGGAAGGGTATGGACGGGGACTGGGAGCCGATTACGCACGATTCTTGAAATTTGCGCTTGGCTCGGCGCGCGAGACTCAGGGCTGGTATCTACGCGCGCGGCATTTACTGACCGATAAAGTGCTTGACCATCGTCTCGCCTTGCTCGATGAGATCATCGCGTTACTGGTAACCACTATCGCACAACAAAAATCAAAACGAACAAAATAAGAATATCAAATTGCGATAATCAAATTGCGAACATTTTTTATTCGCAATTCCTAATTCGCAATTTGCAATTGGAGGCAACATGCGTGAAGCAGTAATCGTTTCCGTCGCCCGCACCGCGGTCGGCAAAGCGCCGCGCGGCAAACTGCGGACGACACGACCTGAAGATATGGGCGCGGCAGTGGTCAACGCCGCATTGCAACGCGCACCGGCGCTCAAACCGGAAGATGTGGATGATGTAATCCTGGGTTGTGCGTTTCCCGAAGGCGAACAAGGATTGAACATGGCGCGCTCGGTTGTTCTGCGCGCGGGACTGCCGTACACGATTCCCGCGATGACGGTCAATCGCTATTGCTCGTCTGGCTTGCAGACGATCGCGCTCGCCGCGCAACAAATCATCGCGGGGTGGGGTGATGTGATTATTGCCGGCGGCGCGGAGACGATGAGTATGGTGCCGATGGCGGGCTTTCACTTTGCGCCGAACCCATACCTCGCGCAAGAATATCCCGGCGCGTACCTGGGCATGGGCTTGACCGCGGAAAATGTCGCGAGCCAGTACGGCGTCTCGCGCCAAGACCAGGATCAGTTCGCACTGCGAAGCCATCAACGCGCGACAGCGGCAATCGGCGCGGGCAAGTTTAAGGAAGAGACCGTGCCGCTCGACGTGAAAATCGTCGAAGTGAATAACGGCAAGGCGCAATCCCAGGAGTTTGTTTTTGACGTGGACGAAGGTCCGCGTCGTGACACGTCGCTCGATGCACTTGCCGCGCTCAAGCCCGCGTTTCAGCAAGGCGGCACGATCACGGCGGGCAACTCGTCGCAGATGAGTGATGGCGCGGCGGCGGTCGTCGTGATGGAACGCGGAAAAGCCGAATCACTCGGACTCGTACCACTCGTGCGCGTGCGATCCTACGCAGTCGGCGGCGTACAGCCGGAACTAATGGGCATCGGTCCGGTGGCAGCCATTCCGAAAGCGTTGAAACTCGCGGGACTCGACCTCAACGATATCAACCTCATCGAGTTGAACGAGGCGTTCGCGGCACAAGGACTCGCCGTCGTGCACGAACTCGAGATGGACGAGGAGCGCGTGAACGTCAACGGCGGCGCGATTGCACTGGGGCATCCTCTCGGCGCGACCGGCGCGAAACTGACGGTGCAGGTCATCGGCGAAATGAAACGGCGCAACGCGCAGTTCGGCATGGTGACGATGTGCATCGGTGGTGGAATGGGCGCGGCGGGAATTTTCGAGAATCTCGCGTAGCGCGATGGAGAGGTTGGGATTCGCTTCTTGAACTAGACCTGTCAGGTTTTGAAAACCTGACAGGTCTCGGATTCCAAATCTTTTCCCAAGGTCGGTAGTGACAATGTGCATCGGCGGCGCGCCAAGCGTGGGCGCGGCGCGAATTTTTGAGAACCTCGCCTAGCGCGATGGAGAGAAAAGGAAACCCGGAGACAGGTGACTGTCTCCGGGTTTTTTGTGGAGCGCCCATCACACACAGGCAATCTGGCGCGTTTGGTCGAGTCGTTTGCTCACACGGGCAGGGGCAAATCGGGGGAAACATGTGGAAGGATTTCATTGAATAATTTCAAACGTGTAACAAATGCAAGTACGGCAAGCAAATCCTCGCGCGTCAAATCTTCATAGTCCGCAAGGATTTCGTCTATGGTCATTCCCCCACTCATCAATTCAAGCATGGTTTCGACCGGGTAACGCTGACCCCGGATAACCGGTTTCCCATGACAAATCTGTGGGTCAATCGTAATTCGGTCAAGCAAGTTGAGCATACATCACCTTTCTATTTTTCTGCGACACTCGAAAGCAAATCACCGATTCTACGATGCGTCAACCGACTTCCGCCGAAAATTTCCAGCGCTAGAAATGAAAATCATCATTCCTAGGACACGTCAATCCTTCAGCGCCTCCAACAACGCCCTCGCCTCTTTCTTGCCTCCGTACCCCTGCTCGCCTCCAGGTCCGACGCACGAGGGACAGCCGTCCTCGCACTCGCATTGCAAAACCAGGTCGTATGCGCGCGCGATCAACTCGTCGTGCAGTTCAAACAAGCGCTCGCTGAAACCAATGCCCGCCGGGATTTGATCGTAAATCACAATCGTCGGCTTGCCCTCCGCCAGCGGCGATTGCGGATCGGAATGCACGCCAATGTCGCGCGCATCGCACATCAGGAATAGCGGCGCGAGATGACCGAGCGCGTGCGCGACCCCAGCAAGTCCACTGCGAATTCGCACCGCGAGTTCCGCGCGGCGATGACAGTTGTGGCACAGCGTCGTCAAATTCTCTAGGCGATTCGCTTCCGCGCGCGAGGCGAACGCGCGAAACGGAATACGATGATGCACATCGTGCACGCGCCCTTGCTCCGGCGCGCCGCAACCGGTGCAACGATAACGATCTCGCGCGCGCACGCGTTCGCGCAGCGCGTCCCAGTCGGGTCCGTAATCGTTCGGCGCGTTCGACCATAACCCCTCGTCGCGCAAGTGCGCGACCGTCGCATCGTCCACCGCGAGCCAGTAACCAGTCGTGTGCAGTTCGGTTGGCGGCAACATCACTTGCCCCGCGCCGAGATTTTCGTGCGTGAACCATTTGATTTTGCGATAACCGACAACCTGGGTCGTCACCGCGATCTCGCCGTGCGCTTTGGTCGCGCCATGCGTTTCCGCTTCCGCCAGTTTATCGAGCAGTTGAACCTGGGTTTCTTTTTGCGGGTCGGTGTAAAAATCCGCATCCGTCGGTTGTAAGCGCGCGATACCTTGATCGAGATCGAGTTGCTCGACGACGAACGATTGCCCCTCGTGCAAATAAATCGCTTGCGGATGCACCATCCACAATGCGCTCGCGCGATCCACCTCGCCGATGACCTCTCCCCGTCCCTCCCCTTCAGGGGAGGGTGCGGGAGGGGTTGCTTGCAACGCAATCGTCTCCGCCGATGCGCTCCGGAGTGAGATCGAATCGGACGGATATTGGTCCGCCATCCAAAAATATTTTTCACCCGATTGATGCAACGTGCCGGCATCGCGCAGAAATTCGAGAAACTCGCGCACTCTTGCCGCGTCCACGCGCCCAAACGATTCACCGTCACGAAACGGCATTTCGAACGCGGCGCATTTGAGATGCTGAAGCAGAATCAACAAATTGTCCGGGTTGATGAGCGCGGATTCCGGCGAACGCGCAAATACATAATCGGGATGATGCGCGAGAAATTGGTCGAGCGGATCGGCGGACGCGACGAGCACGGCGAGCGACACATCATCGCCACGACCCGCGCGCCCGGCTTGTTGGCGCGTCGCGGCAATCGTCCCCGGATAACCGACGAGCACCGCTGCGCTCATCCCACCGATGTCAATGCCCAGTTCGAGCGCGTTCGTCGCGACGACCACGCGCACCGAACCGTCGCGCAAGCCGCGCTCGATCTCGCGGCGTTGCGCGGGGAGATAGCCGGAGCGGTAGCCGCGAACTTCCTCACCCCCATCCCCCGCCTTCGGCACCCCCTTCCCCCTCTCCCGATTCAGTTCATCGGGAGAGGGGGAAGGGGGCTGGGGGGTTGAGGGTGAGGCAAGGTATCGCAACATCACCTCGACCGTGCGCCGCGCGCGCGCGAACACAATCGTCTGCGCATCGCGCTTGAGCAAATCCTGGGTCAGCGTCACACTTTCAAGCACAACACTGCGCCGAATGCCGACCGCACGATTCACAACTGGCGGATTGTAGATGACGAAATGTTTTTCGCCCTTTGCCGCGCCATCGTCGTCAAGCAACTCGACCGACTCTTCGATTAATCGCTCGGCGAGTTCTTGCGGATTCGCAATCGTCGCGGACGTAAGAATGAATTGCGGCGACGAACCGTAAAACGCAGAGACGCGTTTCAATCGTCGCATCACGTTCGCGACGTGCGAGCCGAACACGCCGCGATACGCGTGCATCTCGTCAATCACGACGAAACGCAGATTGCGAAAAAATTCCGCCCAGATCGTGTGGTGCGGCAGAATGCCGGTGTGAAGCATATCCGGATTGCTGACGATGATGCGCGCGTTTTTGCGAATCGTCGCGCGCGTGTGTTGCGGAGTGTCGCCGTCGTAGGTGGAAATTGGAAATTGGAAGTTGGAAGTTAGAAGCTGGAGGTTGGAGAGTTGATCTTGCGCCAACGCTTTCGTCGGAAATAGATACAACGCGCGCGCGGTTTCATCGCGCAGCAACGCGTCGAGCACCGGCAAGTTGTAGCAAAGCGTCTTGCCGCTCGCCGTGCCGGTGACGACGACGAGATGCTTGCCTGCGCGCGCGCGTTGCCACGCGGTCGCTTGATGCGTGTACAACGCGGTGATGCCGCGCGCGCGCAGCGACTCGACAAGCGCGGGATGTTCATCATCCGGGAACGCGACGAAACGCGCGGCGCGCGCGGGCTGGGTCTGCCACGCGGCGACATTCGGATTCGCGCGCAGCAAATTGATGAAAGTGAGCATGTCGGAATTGCGCATTTTTATCTTGGGACGACCAACACAGACAAACGCAGATCAATACAAATCACAGATAAACACAGATTGATTTTATCCGCGTTTATCCGCGTCCAATATTTTCCGTTTCACGCGTCGGATCGCGCAAGATGAATTGCAAGACGACGAGCGTGGCGATGCCGCCGAGCAACGCGGTTGCAAACGCGGCGGGATAACCGA
This is a stretch of genomic DNA from Chloroflexota bacterium. It encodes these proteins:
- a CDS encoding DEAD/DEAH box helicase, producing MRNSDMLTFINLLRANPNVAAWQTQPARAARFVAFPDDEHPALVESLRARGITALYTHQATAWQRARAGKHLVVVTGTASGKTLCYNLPVLDALLRDETARALYLFPTKALAQDQLSNLQLLTSNFQFPISTYDGDTPQHTRATIRKNARIIVSNPDMLHTGILPHHTIWAEFFRNLRFVVIDEMHAYRGVFGSHVANVMRRLKRVSAFYGSSPQFILTSATIANPQELAERLIEESVELLDDDGAAKGEKHFVIYNPPVVNRAVGIRRSVVLESVTLTQDLLKRDAQTIVFARARRTVEVMLRYLASPSTPQPPSPSPDELNRERGKGVPKAGDGGEEVRGYRSGYLPAQRREIERGLRDGSVRVVVATNALELGIDIGGMSAAVLVGYPGTIAATRQQAGRAGRGDDVSLAVLVASADPLDQFLAHHPDYVFARSPESALINPDNLLILLQHLKCAAFEMPFRDGESFGRVDAARVREFLEFLRDAGTLHQSGEKYFWMADQYPSDSISLRSASAETIALQATPPAPSPEGEGRGEVIGEVDRASALWMVHPQAIYLHEGQSFVVEQLDLDQGIARLQPTDADFYTDPQKETQVQLLDKLAEAETHGATKAHGEIAVTTQVVGYRKIKWFTHENLGAGQVMLPPTELHTTGYWLAVDDATVAHLRDEGLWSNAPNDYGPDWDALRERVRARDRYRCTGCGAPEQGRVHDVHHRIPFRAFASRAEANRLENLTTLCHNCHRRAELAVRIRSGLAGVAHALGHLAPLFLMCDARDIGVHSDPQSPLAEGKPTIVIYDQIPAGIGFSERLFELHDELIARAYDLVLQCECEDGCPSCVGPGGEQGYGGKKEARALLEALKD